A single genomic interval of Lathyrus oleraceus cultivar Zhongwan6 chromosome 7, CAAS_Psat_ZW6_1.0, whole genome shotgun sequence harbors:
- the LOC127102253 gene encoding uncharacterized protein LOC127102253, which translates to MDEFIDLAAIHIFVTQNPIHTLLAGTYYSIHVRTQKKKGTIVCCTPLLYRWFISYLPSKGPFVKNKDNLKWSQWIMSLKAEDISWYSRVYDGVKLILNCGDFPNVPLLGTKGGINYNPRAEIGKKNYIAKEAYTSWVKDKNSEILLSFPPELSMNVKPFEPVNHQNSKVDELKKVIKTLEKENVDLKSRLGKISLEKETLKFNLNQKRDRVRQADDEVQTKVFKRLKVGDTLKGTYASLEAKKKQLAETQYQSSKAELEHMEQTKKL; encoded by the exons ATGGACGAATTTATAGACTTGGCTGCTATTCATATCTTCGTGACTCAGAATCCTATCCATACTCTTCTTGCTGGGACTTACTACTCCATCCATGTGAGGACTCAGAAGAAGAAAGGGACTATCGTCTGCTGTACCCCTTTGTTGTATAGATGGTTTATTTCATATCTACCCAGCAAAGGCCCTTTTGTTAAGAACAAAGACAACTTGAAGTGGTCCCAATGGATCATGTCCTTGAAAGCCGAAGACATTTCTTGGTATTCTCGAGTTTACGATGGTGTCAAGCTTATCCTCAACTGTGGGGATTTTCCTAATGTACCACTTCTTGGTACaaaaggaggaatcaactataacccgAG AGCAGAGATAGGTAAGAAGAATTACATCGCCAAGGAAGCTTACACCAGTTGGGTCAAAGACAAAAACAGCGAGATTTTGTTGTCGTTCCCGCCTGAGTTGTCCATGAATGTCAAACCTTTTGAACCAGTGAACCATCAAAATTCTAAAGTTGATGAATTGAAGAAGGTTATCAAGACCCTAGAGAAAGAGAATGTTGATCTGAAATCCAGGCTTGGTAAGATCTCTTTGGAGAAAGAAACCCTGAAGTTCAATCTGAATCAGAAGAGAGATAGAGTTCGTCAAGCAGACGATGAGGTGCAAACAAAGGTATTCAAGAGACTCAAAGTGGGTGACACACTCAAAGGGACTTATGCCAGTTTGGAAGCCAAAAAGAAGCAGTTAGCCGAGACTCAATACCAATCCAGCAAAGCGGAACTTGAACACATGGAACAAACCAAGAAACTCTAA